The Dokdonella koreensis DS-123 genome has a segment encoding these proteins:
- a CDS encoding acetyl-CoA carboxylase carboxyltransferase subunit alpha: protein MNPNFLDFEQPIAELDAKIHELRHASQGQAFNIDEEIRRLQDKLKLKTHEIFKGLTSWQVAQLARHPARPYTLDYVGVICEEFHELAGDRAYADDAAIVGGLGRIDGRGVVVIGHQKGRDTKTKVRRNFGMPRPEGYRKALRLMKMAERFRLPVLTFIDTPGAYPGVGAEERGQSEAIARNLLEMAELRVPIICTVIGEGGSGGALAIGVGDRTLMLQYSTYSVISPEGCASILWKSADKARDAAEALGLTAPRLLELGLIDKVVREPLGGAHRNPHAMAVRLKAVLLNELDALADIDADTLLGNRYQRLRRYGAFTE, encoded by the coding sequence ATGAACCCGAATTTCCTCGATTTCGAACAACCCATTGCCGAGCTGGATGCGAAGATCCACGAGCTTCGCCACGCCAGCCAGGGACAGGCGTTCAATATCGACGAGGAAATCCGGCGCCTGCAGGACAAGCTCAAGCTCAAGACCCATGAGATCTTCAAGGGTCTCACCTCCTGGCAGGTCGCCCAGCTCGCCCGCCATCCGGCCCGGCCCTATACGCTCGACTACGTCGGCGTGATCTGCGAGGAGTTCCACGAGCTGGCCGGCGACCGCGCCTATGCCGACGACGCGGCGATCGTCGGCGGCCTCGGCCGGATCGACGGCCGCGGCGTGGTGGTGATCGGCCACCAGAAGGGCCGCGACACCAAGACCAAGGTCCGCCGCAACTTCGGCATGCCGCGCCCGGAGGGCTACCGCAAGGCACTGCGCCTGATGAAGATGGCCGAACGGTTCAGGCTGCCGGTCCTGACCTTCATCGACACGCCCGGTGCCTACCCCGGCGTCGGCGCCGAGGAGCGCGGCCAGAGCGAGGCGATCGCGCGCAACCTGCTGGAGATGGCCGAGCTGCGCGTGCCGATCATCTGCACGGTGATCGGCGAGGGCGGCTCGGGCGGTGCGCTGGCGATCGGCGTCGGCGACCGCACGCTGATGCTGCAGTACTCCACCTATTCGGTCATCTCGCCCGAAGGCTGTGCCTCGATTCTCTGGAAGAGCGCCGACAAGGCCCGCGACGCGGCCGAGGCGCTGGGACTCACCGCCCCGCGCCTGCTCGAGCTGGGCCTGATCGACAAGGTCGTGCGCGAGCCGCTCGGCGGCGCCCACCGCAACCCGCACGCGATGGCCGTGCGCCTCAAGGCGGTCCTGCTCAACGAACTGGACGCGCTGGCGGACATCGACGCCGATACCCTGCTCGGCAACCGCTACCAGCGCCTGCGCCGCTACGGCGCGTTCACCGAGTAG